One genomic segment of Chloroflexota bacterium includes these proteins:
- a CDS encoding alpha/beta hydrolase produces the protein PPEALQYLEQMRTDRELLLRALASTMPGRAPDIFFQSLVDDAQGQSPAAFTGPALALERWQAIHRLKDLHLPVLLIWGEQDIIVERQAITETLLAIPGANQLEVLRGVGHSPHVEAPETFVRTLMDFITEDYDAYMNPHTGTE, from the coding sequence CCCCCCGAGGCACTGCAATACCTGGAGCAGATGCGCACCGATCGGGAGCTGCTGCTTCGGGCGTTGGCTTCCACGATGCCCGGCCGGGCCCCGGACATCTTCTTCCAGTCGCTGGTGGACGACGCCCAAGGCCAGTCGCCGGCGGCCTTCACCGGGCCCGCCCTGGCGCTGGAACGATGGCAGGCGATCCACCGTCTGAAGGACCTCCACCTGCCCGTCCTCCTCATCTGGGGAGAACAGGACATCATCGTCGAGCGACAGGCGATCACGGAGACGCTCCTGGCCATCCCCGGCGCCAACCAGCTGGAAGTGCTACGCGGCGTGGGACACTCCCCCCACGTAGAGGCCCCGGAGACGTTCGTCCGGACGCTGATGGACTTCATCACCGAGGACTACGACGCGTACATGAATCCCCACACAGGGACGGAGTGA